A genomic segment from Brevundimonas mediterranea encodes:
- a CDS encoding FecR family protein, whose translation MRDAEAEAFVAERLREEQGGRASDAGSSEIQAVWDALGQMEAADFVADDGRAATGRVVNRRAWIAGGTLAAGVALGGVFLWRQQPVIYETEVGERRTIALPDGSQVTLNTASRISARFAGREREVVLESGEAFFAVAHQDDAPFDVLSHAARIRVTGTRFNVYRHATFTDVDLLQGGVAVGPAAEPSQARLHLRAGQAVRLSSAGDPGPVSAAQGGRIDDWRQGRISFDRTSLRAAVVEMNRYSNAPLRILNPSLNALEIDGVFEAGDTAAFAKALGRLHGVSVRFDRGAWTLS comes from the coding sequence GTGCGTGACGCCGAAGCCGAGGCCTTCGTGGCTGAACGCCTGCGCGAAGAGCAGGGCGGGCGCGCCTCGGACGCCGGGTCGAGCGAGATCCAGGCGGTCTGGGACGCGCTGGGCCAGATGGAAGCCGCCGATTTCGTTGCGGACGACGGCCGGGCGGCGACAGGCCGTGTCGTGAACCGCCGCGCCTGGATCGCGGGCGGAACCCTGGCCGCCGGCGTGGCCCTGGGCGGCGTCTTCCTCTGGCGCCAACAACCCGTGATCTACGAGACCGAGGTCGGCGAGCGCCGCACGATCGCCTTGCCAGACGGCTCCCAGGTCACTCTGAACACGGCCAGCCGCATATCGGCGCGGTTCGCCGGGCGTGAGCGCGAGGTCGTGCTGGAATCGGGAGAAGCCTTCTTCGCGGTGGCGCATCAGGATGACGCCCCCTTCGACGTCCTCAGCCACGCGGCGCGCATCCGCGTCACCGGCACGCGGTTCAACGTGTACCGCCATGCGACCTTCACCGACGTCGATCTGCTGCAGGGCGGCGTGGCTGTGGGACCGGCGGCGGAGCCTTCGCAAGCGCGCCTTCACCTTCGCGCCGGACAGGCCGTACGTCTGTCATCGGCCGGAGACCCCGGCCCGGTCTCCGCCGCACAGGGCGGCCGTATCGACGACTGGCGCCAGGGCCGCATCAGCTTCGACCGCACGTCGCTGCGTGCGGCGGTCGTCGAGATGAACCGATACAGCAACGCGCCGCTGCGCATCCTGAACCCGTCGCTGAACGCTCTGGAGATCGACGGGGTCTTCGAGGCCGGCGACACGGCGGCCTTCGCCAAGGCGCTGGGGCGGCTGCACGGCGTGTCGGTTCGCTTCGACAGAGGGGCCTGGACGCTGTCCTGA
- the kdpB gene encoding potassium-transporting ATPase subunit KdpB: protein MIGRAVGEAFLKLNPAKLVKNPVIFTTWIVALLATVSAVAAVVGGQSAGFAVQLALWLWATVLFANVAESVAEGRGKAAADSLRATRVTTKAKLIVDPETGTVVPTNASELEVGSIILVEAGDVIASDGEIIEGVASVNEAAITGESAPVIRESGGDRSAVTGGTTVVSDWIKVRITAKPGSTFLDRMIAMVEGADRRKTPNELALAVLLAGLTLIFLIAVVTLVGLGAYSGVNIDPMVLGALFITLIPTTIGGLLSAVGIAGMDRLLKVNVLATSGRAVEAAGDVDTLLLDKTGTITFGNRMATEVIPVPGVRPEAALAAAVMASLADETPEGRSIVELGRNAGISVEQPAGAVAIPFTAVTRQSGLDVGKDSWRKGAVDAVLKDLNLSDGAAPAEFRQAVDRIARSGGTPLAVTQNGVLVGVIHLKDVVKPGVKARFADLRRMGLRTVMITGDNPVTAAAIASEAGVDDYLAEATPEDKMRLIKAEQAKGRLVAMCGDGANDAPALAQADVGVAMQTGAQAAREAGNMVDLDSDPTKVIEIVEVGKQLLITRGALTTFSVANDVAKYFAIIPAMFVVSLPALGALNVMRLHSPESAILSAVIFNALVIVALIPLALKGVKYRAIGASALLGRNLLIYGLGGLIAPFVGIKLIDLIISALGLA, encoded by the coding sequence ATGATCGGTCGCGCCGTCGGCGAGGCCTTCCTCAAGCTGAACCCGGCCAAACTGGTCAAGAACCCGGTCATCTTCACCACCTGGATCGTGGCCCTGCTGGCCACGGTGTCGGCGGTCGCGGCGGTCGTGGGCGGCCAGTCGGCGGGGTTCGCGGTGCAGCTGGCGCTGTGGCTGTGGGCCACGGTCCTGTTCGCCAATGTCGCCGAAAGCGTCGCCGAAGGGCGGGGCAAGGCGGCGGCCGACAGTCTGCGCGCTACCCGCGTCACGACCAAGGCCAAGCTGATCGTCGATCCCGAGACCGGCACAGTGGTTCCGACCAATGCGTCCGAGCTCGAGGTCGGGTCGATCATCCTGGTCGAGGCCGGCGATGTCATCGCCTCGGACGGCGAGATCATCGAGGGCGTGGCCTCGGTCAACGAGGCCGCCATCACCGGCGAGAGCGCGCCGGTGATCCGCGAAAGCGGCGGCGACCGTTCGGCCGTGACCGGCGGCACCACCGTGGTGTCCGACTGGATCAAGGTGCGCATCACCGCCAAGCCGGGCTCGACCTTCCTCGACCGCATGATCGCCATGGTCGAGGGCGCGGACCGTCGCAAGACGCCGAACGAACTGGCCCTGGCCGTGCTGCTGGCGGGCCTGACCCTGATCTTTCTGATCGCGGTCGTGACCCTGGTCGGTCTGGGCGCCTATTCGGGCGTGAACATCGATCCGATGGTGCTGGGCGCCCTGTTCATCACCCTGATCCCGACCACGATCGGGGGCCTGCTGTCCGCGGTCGGCATCGCCGGCATGGACCGGTTGCTGAAGGTCAATGTGCTGGCCACCTCGGGCCGTGCGGTGGAGGCGGCCGGCGACGTCGACACCCTGTTGCTCGACAAGACCGGCACCATCACCTTCGGCAACCGCATGGCGACCGAGGTCATCCCGGTTCCGGGCGTGCGTCCGGAAGCCGCCCTGGCCGCCGCCGTCATGGCGTCCCTGGCCGACGAGACGCCCGAGGGCCGCTCGATTGTCGAACTGGGCCGCAACGCGGGCATTTCGGTCGAACAGCCGGCCGGCGCCGTCGCCATCCCCTTCACCGCCGTCACCCGCCAGTCAGGCCTGGACGTCGGCAAGGACAGCTGGCGCAAGGGCGCGGTCGATGCGGTGCTGAAGGACCTGAACCTGTCCGATGGTGCGGCTCCGGCCGAGTTCCGTCAGGCCGTGGACCGGATCGCCCGCTCGGGCGGCACGCCCCTGGCCGTCACCCAGAACGGCGTCCTGGTCGGCGTCATCCACCTGAAGGACGTGGTCAAGCCGGGGGTGAAGGCGCGCTTCGCCGACCTGCGCCGCATGGGCCTGCGCACCGTCATGATCACCGGCGACAATCCGGTGACGGCGGCGGCCATCGCGTCGGAGGCGGGGGTGGACGACTACCTCGCCGAGGCCACGCCCGAGGACAAGATGCGGCTGATCAAGGCCGAACAGGCCAAGGGGCGTCTGGTCGCCATGTGCGGCGACGGCGCCAATGATGCGCCTGCCCTGGCTCAGGCCGACGTCGGCGTGGCCATGCAGACCGGCGCCCAGGCCGCCCGCGAGGCCGGCAATATGGTCGATCTGGACAGCGACCCGACCAAGGTCATCGAGATCGTCGAGGTCGGCAAGCAATTGCTGATCACGCGCGGCGCCCTGACAACCTTCTCGGTCGCCAACGACGTGGCCAAGTATTTCGCCATCATCCCGGCGATGTTCGTGGTCTCGCTGCCGGCGCTGGGCGCGCTGAACGTGATGCGTCTGCACAGTCCCGAGAGCGCCATCCTGTCGGCGGTGATCTTCAACGCCCTGGTCATCGTCGCCCTGATCCCGCTGGCGCTGAAGGGCGTCAAATACCGGGCCATCGGCGCCAGCGCTCTCCTGGGTCGCAACCTGCTGATCTACGGCCTCGGCGGCCTGATCGCCCCGTTCGTGGGCATCAAGCTGATCGACCTCATCATTTCCGCGCTGGGCCTGGCCTGA
- a CDS encoding TonB-dependent receptor, with protein MGCGGRHAFLRSVGGAVLAVAILPSSVSAAGRAPVFDVPAQPLAAALRALARQGRVQILFPAERLEGRRSRAVVGRFETARAFDLALADAGFAARRVDSRTFVIVARPRLSPPPPIEAPTADLEPIQVWGRRPEPGEIARRLATDLDAPTSVRSLSREDMERGGAQNLSEALGDLPGMTVINTGRSFIGGIDSASRGEGLYAAYRGLNAEYNLSMINGVSVAQGLPYSRGVQLNLLPPDAFQTVVVHKTGRADLDGDFIGAALDFQTPGPTDLSRSPWTAVTVGGRVETRARDYGESGLGETIRVEHGRRFGAAGQFGLYLAAAHEDRSFVNSELAGVMAAQNDRGWAYGVSGSAAGGAPDAENPQEGLVQTSLNVGVSSGRSRLQNYALALDWRAAPGLDLRLNATHAQARTEQNSTFSQVVSGAQSWIDDGSGVYRLSVRDLSTRVWYETNPDNVSLSTLSLKADAVSGRWRLTPYLFASRGESARPDHLEASAWINQNDGYNVGQTPRAFGGVTVQYRDGLPVPQWPQSVFDDLNQAGSVLVARRAGQRTEQFSEQMRYGGGFDLSFTPMQGPWRNLRIGAKLGRSDRDLTDRNWTNAFFGDIYQTAGLTWEALGIAKGTYAEVFPGLYDWSIPRIDHDRLEALFEANRTTESFDTCGALYVNNLNCNSQSGREIVQAVYVMATHATGAWETQFGLRQERARIVNRFWVLPDASEGETPGDWAANRSRYDMLLPSLNLSYRPNDRGVWRAAAWRSYSRPAFMQLGGGVRTETLDGVTTVTRGNPDLKSADAWNLDLSHQTWLPGGGALSLSAYAKQIDHYLYESGSSLDVGVVPDEAAVRVVMPRNGGRGDTRGLEMEWFQPLGDPFDLGGQASLDLNLSRQWSRVDLGQILGRSQPMLNAPEWLGNAELAYAQGRAAAYLSLNYTGAYLSAYDVLKAEGDWDNLWVRSVARLDARARWRFDERTRLDVIVTNLTGAYSYWAHVGRDGAALSDVVDSGRRVVVSLRSVF; from the coding sequence ATGGGCTGTGGCGGACGTCACGCTTTCCTACGGTCTGTCGGCGGAGCGGTTCTGGCTGTCGCGATCCTGCCGTCGTCGGTGTCGGCGGCCGGGCGGGCTCCGGTCTTCGATGTTCCCGCCCAGCCGCTGGCTGCGGCGTTGCGGGCCCTGGCGCGCCAGGGACGCGTCCAGATCCTGTTTCCGGCGGAACGGCTTGAGGGGCGACGGAGCCGCGCCGTCGTCGGGCGGTTCGAGACGGCGCGCGCTTTCGACCTGGCCTTGGCCGACGCGGGTTTTGCGGCGCGTCGGGTGGACAGCCGAACCTTCGTCATCGTCGCCCGGCCCCGGTTGTCGCCGCCGCCCCCGATAGAGGCTCCGACTGCGGACCTGGAGCCCATACAGGTGTGGGGGCGCCGTCCGGAGCCCGGCGAGATCGCCCGTCGCCTGGCGACTGATCTGGATGCGCCGACGTCGGTGCGCAGCCTTTCGCGCGAGGACATGGAGCGCGGCGGGGCGCAGAACCTGTCGGAAGCCCTGGGCGACCTGCCGGGCATGACGGTGATCAACACCGGGCGGTCCTTTATCGGCGGCATCGACTCGGCCTCGCGCGGCGAGGGTTTGTACGCCGCCTATCGCGGCCTGAACGCCGAATACAATCTCAGCATGATCAACGGCGTGTCGGTGGCCCAGGGTCTGCCCTATTCGCGCGGGGTCCAACTGAACCTGCTGCCGCCGGACGCCTTCCAGACCGTGGTGGTGCACAAGACCGGGCGCGCGGATCTGGACGGTGATTTCATTGGCGCCGCCCTGGACTTCCAGACGCCCGGACCGACGGATCTGTCGCGATCGCCCTGGACCGCCGTCACCGTCGGCGGTCGGGTCGAGACGCGGGCGCGGGACTATGGCGAATCCGGTCTGGGCGAGACGATCCGGGTCGAACACGGCCGCCGTTTCGGCGCCGCAGGACAGTTCGGCCTCTATCTGGCCGCCGCCCACGAAGACCGCAGCTTCGTCAATTCGGAACTGGCCGGGGTGATGGCGGCCCAGAACGACCGGGGCTGGGCCTATGGGGTTTCAGGCTCTGCGGCCGGCGGGGCGCCCGACGCCGAAAATCCGCAGGAGGGGCTGGTTCAGACAAGCCTGAACGTGGGCGTCTCCAGCGGGCGCAGTCGCCTGCAGAACTACGCCCTGGCGCTGGATTGGCGCGCGGCTCCCGGTCTGGACCTGCGGCTGAACGCCACCCACGCCCAGGCCCGCACCGAGCAGAATTCCACCTTTAGCCAGGTCGTCAGCGGGGCCCAGTCCTGGATCGACGACGGATCGGGCGTCTATCGCCTGTCGGTCCGGGATCTGTCGACGCGGGTCTGGTACGAGACCAATCCGGACAATGTCTCCCTGTCGACGCTCAGTCTGAAGGCCGATGCGGTCTCCGGCCGCTGGCGATTGACGCCCTATCTGTTCGCCAGCCGCGGCGAGAGCGCCCGCCCCGACCATCTGGAGGCCTCGGCATGGATCAACCAGAACGATGGGTACAACGTTGGGCAGACCCCGCGCGCCTTCGGCGGGGTGACGGTGCAGTATCGCGACGGCCTGCCGGTGCCCCAGTGGCCGCAGAGCGTGTTCGACGATCTGAACCAGGCGGGATCGGTGCTGGTGGCGCGTCGCGCCGGCCAGCGCACCGAACAGTTCAGCGAACAGATGCGATACGGCGGCGGCTTCGACCTGAGCTTCACGCCGATGCAGGGGCCGTGGCGCAACCTTCGGATCGGCGCCAAACTGGGGCGGAGCGACCGGGACCTGACGGACCGGAACTGGACCAACGCCTTCTTCGGCGACATCTATCAGACCGCCGGTCTGACCTGGGAGGCGCTGGGGATCGCCAAGGGGACCTACGCCGAGGTCTTTCCCGGCCTCTACGACTGGTCGATCCCCCGGATCGATCACGACCGGCTCGAGGCCCTGTTCGAGGCCAACCGCACGACCGAGAGTTTCGACACTTGCGGCGCCCTGTACGTCAACAACCTCAACTGCAACAGCCAGTCGGGGCGCGAGATCGTTCAGGCCGTCTACGTCATGGCCACGCATGCGACCGGAGCCTGGGAGACGCAGTTCGGCCTGCGCCAAGAAAGGGCACGCATCGTCAACCGGTTCTGGGTTCTGCCCGATGCGAGCGAGGGCGAAACGCCCGGCGACTGGGCCGCCAACCGCAGCCGCTACGACATGCTTCTGCCCAGTCTGAACCTGTCCTACCGCCCCAATGATCGGGGCGTCTGGCGGGCGGCCGCCTGGCGGTCGTACAGCCGCCCCGCCTTCATGCAATTGGGCGGCGGCGTCAGGACCGAGACCCTGGACGGGGTGACGACCGTGACGCGGGGAAATCCGGACCTGAAGAGCGCCGACGCCTGGAACCTGGACCTGTCGCATCAGACCTGGCTGCCGGGCGGCGGGGCGCTCAGCCTGTCCGCCTACGCCAAACAGATCGATCACTATCTGTACGAAAGCGGCTCCAGCCTGGACGTCGGCGTGGTTCCTGATGAGGCCGCCGTCCGAGTGGTCATGCCCCGTAACGGCGGGCGCGGCGACACACGCGGCCTGGAAATGGAGTGGTTTCAGCCGCTCGGCGACCCGTTCGACCTGGGCGGTCAGGCCAGCCTGGACCTCAATCTCAGCAGGCAGTGGTCCCGTGTCGATCTGGGGCAGATTCTGGGGCGGTCCCAGCCGATGCTGAACGCCCCCGAATGGTTGGGCAATGCGGAACTGGCCTACGCCCAGGGGCGCGCCGCCGCCTATCTGAGCTTGAACTACACCGGCGCCTATCTGTCGGCCTATGACGTCCTGAAGGCAGAGGGCGACTGGGACAATCTGTGGGTCCGGTCCGTGGCGCGGCTGGATGCGCGCGCCCGGTGGCGGTTCGACGAGCGGACGCGGCTGGACGTGATCGTCACCAACCTCACCGGGGCGTACAGCTATTGGGCCCATGTCGGACGTGACGGCGCCGCCCTGTCGGACGTGGTGGATTCCGGTCGGCGCGTCGTCGTCAGTCTGCGCAGCGTGTTCTAG
- a CDS encoding SDR family oxidoreductase: MRPDPTEFEGRRILVTAGTKGAGRATVQRFLAGGARVITAARAAPETSTGAEFVQADLMTLEGCEALAQAAMDRFGGVDVLVHVVGGSSAPAGGFAALTDAHWRTELDLNLMPAVRLDRLLAPQMIGRGSGAIIHVSSIQRTLPLPESTTAYAAAKAALSTYSKALSKELGPRGVRVNVVSPGWISTEASDALLERITAGSGGTLEDARQSVLNALGGIPLGRAAKPEEVAELIAFLASDRAAAIHGGEYVIDGGTIPTV; the protein is encoded by the coding sequence ATGCGCCCCGATCCCACAGAGTTCGAAGGTCGACGGATTCTCGTCACCGCCGGCACCAAGGGCGCCGGCCGCGCGACCGTCCAGCGTTTTCTCGCCGGCGGCGCCCGGGTGATCACAGCCGCGCGGGCGGCCCCCGAGACCTCGACCGGCGCTGAGTTCGTCCAGGCCGATCTCATGACGCTGGAAGGGTGCGAGGCCTTGGCCCAGGCCGCGATGGACCGGTTTGGCGGCGTTGATGTTCTGGTGCATGTCGTCGGCGGCTCGTCGGCGCCGGCTGGAGGCTTCGCCGCCCTGACCGACGCGCATTGGCGCACCGAACTTGATCTGAACCTGATGCCTGCGGTTCGCCTGGATCGCCTGCTGGCGCCGCAGATGATCGGGCGGGGATCCGGCGCCATCATCCACGTCTCGTCTATCCAGCGGACATTGCCTTTACCGGAATCCACCACCGCCTACGCCGCCGCCAAAGCGGCCCTGTCCACCTACAGCAAGGCCCTGTCCAAGGAACTGGGGCCCAGGGGCGTGCGGGTCAATGTGGTGTCGCCCGGCTGGATATCCACGGAAGCCTCGGACGCCTTGCTGGAACGGATCACCGCAGGCTCGGGCGGGACGTTGGAAGATGCGCGGCAAAGCGTCCTGAACGCGCTCGGCGGGATCCCCCTGGGGCGGGCGGCGAAACCGGAGGAGGTCGCCGAGTTGATCGCATTCCTCGCCTCCGACCGCGCCGCAGCCATTCACGGCGGCGAGTATGTGATCGATGGGGGCACGATTCCTACCGTCTAG
- the kdpA gene encoding potassium-transporting ATPase subunit KdpA: MNIQGWGEIALTLGLAVLLGWPIGVYMSRVWNGERTWLDPVLKPVEAVFYRAAGVDPKRSQGWLGYAGALLAFNAAGFVLLYAILRLQGVLPMNPQGFAGVSPHLAFNTAVSFVTNTNWQSYGGETTLSTFTQMVGLTVQNFVSAATGATIAAALARAFVANRGEGVGNFWADLTRTTLYVLLPAAFVLAVVLSGLGIVQSLAASVHATTVEGGSQTLPLFPAASQVAIKQLGINGGGVFNVNGAHPFENPSPLTNLITAVAINVMGWAAFFAFGRSAMAGRDIRALVASALIILSVSSAAMYVIETQPAPALVAAHVDASANMEGKEVRFGAPASTVWSVVTTGASNGSVNSMHASYMPLGGALQMFLMQLGEILPGGIGSGIAIMVVMALLSVFVAGLMVGRTPEYLGKKIEAREIQFAMIAVLVLPLAILGFSAVAAVFPTALAGLLNKGPHGLSEILYAYTSAAANNGSAFAGLTANAPWWNTTLGLGMLFGRFIPAVAVLAIAGSLVVKPKLAASTGTLPTDNGLFIGLLIGVILILGGLQFLPALALGPIVEHFQVLAAVAGA, encoded by the coding sequence ATGAACATTCAAGGATGGGGCGAGATCGCCCTGACCCTTGGGCTGGCCGTTCTGCTCGGCTGGCCCATCGGCGTCTACATGTCACGCGTCTGGAACGGCGAGCGGACCTGGCTGGATCCGGTGCTGAAGCCGGTCGAGGCCGTCTTCTATCGGGCGGCCGGAGTCGATCCGAAGCGCAGCCAGGGCTGGCTGGGCTATGCCGGCGCCCTGCTGGCCTTCAATGCGGCGGGCTTTGTCCTGCTGTACGCCATCCTGCGTCTGCAAGGCGTGCTGCCGATGAACCCGCAAGGCTTCGCCGGCGTCTCGCCGCACCTGGCCTTCAACACCGCCGTCAGCTTCGTCACCAACACCAACTGGCAGAGCTATGGCGGCGAGACGACCCTGTCGACCTTCACCCAGATGGTGGGTCTGACGGTTCAGAACTTCGTCTCGGCCGCGACCGGCGCCACCATCGCCGCCGCCCTGGCGCGCGCCTTCGTCGCCAATCGCGGCGAGGGGGTCGGCAATTTCTGGGCCGATCTGACGCGGACCACCCTCTATGTGCTGCTGCCCGCCGCCTTCGTGTTGGCCGTGGTGCTGTCCGGCCTGGGCATCGTCCAGAGCCTGGCCGCCAGCGTCCATGCGACGACGGTCGAGGGCGGCTCCCAGACCCTGCCGCTGTTCCCGGCCGCCAGCCAGGTGGCGATCAAGCAGTTGGGCATCAACGGCGGCGGCGTCTTCAACGTCAACGGCGCCCATCCGTTCGAGAACCCTTCGCCCCTGACCAATCTGATCACCGCCGTGGCGATCAACGTCATGGGCTGGGCCGCCTTCTTCGCCTTCGGCCGCTCAGCCATGGCGGGGCGCGACATCCGCGCCCTGGTCGCCTCGGCCCTGATCATCCTGAGCGTCTCCAGCGCGGCCATGTATGTGATCGAGACCCAGCCGGCCCCGGCCCTGGTCGCCGCCCACGTCGATGCATCGGCGAACATGGAGGGCAAGGAGGTTCGCTTCGGCGCCCCGGCCTCCACCGTCTGGTCGGTCGTGACGACCGGCGCCTCGAACGGTTCGGTCAACTCGATGCACGCCAGCTATATGCCGCTGGGCGGGGCCTTGCAGATGTTCCTGATGCAGCTGGGCGAGATCCTGCCGGGCGGCATCGGTTCAGGCATCGCCATCATGGTGGTGATGGCCCTGCTGTCGGTCTTCGTCGCCGGGCTGATGGTCGGTCGTACGCCGGAATATCTGGGCAAGAAGATCGAGGCGCGCGAGATCCAATTCGCCATGATCGCGGTCCTGGTTCTGCCGCTGGCCATCCTGGGCTTCTCGGCTGTAGCGGCGGTGTTCCCGACGGCGCTGGCAGGCCTGCTGAACAAGGGACCGCATGGCCTGTCCGAGATCCTGTACGCCTACACCTCGGCGGCGGCGAACAACGGCTCGGCCTTCGCGGGTCTGACCGCCAACGCCCCCTGGTGGAACACGACCCTGGGGCTGGGCATGCTGTTCGGACGGTTCATACCGGCCGTCGCCGTCCTGGCCATCGCCGGCAGCCTGGTGGTCAAGCCCAAGCTGGCGGCGTCTACCGGCACCCTGCCCACCGACAACGGCTTGTTCATCGGCCTGTTGATCGGCGTGATCCTCATCCTCGGCGGCCTGCAGTTCCTGCCCGCCCTCGCCCTGGGACCGATCGTCGAGCACTTCCAGGTGCTCGCGGCGGTCGCCGGCGCCTGA
- a CDS encoding nuclear transport factor 2 family protein, producing MIADLPKPIADYVAANARLDLAGMLQPFAPDAVVKDDGGRHQGHAALRRWMLEATIASKAIFTPDTVRHEGDQVVLEGPTAGDFKGSPLRFTLRFTLGDDAIRALEISL from the coding sequence ATGATCGCCGACCTTCCCAAACCCATCGCTGACTATGTCGCGGCCAATGCGCGCCTCGACCTTGCCGGCATGCTGCAGCCCTTTGCGCCTGACGCTGTCGTGAAGGACGACGGCGGGCGCCATCAGGGCCATGCGGCGCTCCGACGGTGGATGCTCGAGGCCACGATCGCGAGCAAGGCGATCTTCACGCCGGATACGGTGCGCCACGAGGGGGACCAGGTCGTCCTGGAGGGACCCACGGCCGGCGACTTCAAGGGCAGCCCCCTTCGGTTCACGCTTCGCTTCACTCTGGGCGACGACGCCATCCGCGCGCTCGAGATCTCGCTGTGA
- a CDS encoding winged helix-turn-helix transcriptional regulator, translated as MARTDEKVRYAPEGKPFDYTPQTAASSAQNVIRVLEGRWKLVILFQLFGSNVRRFSELEKAIPGVSQKMLIQQLRQLEADGVVARIVHPQVPPKVEYHLTEWGQSLCPVLDKLLSWAEAAPADVRDRLIESDRSAANAQG; from the coding sequence ATGGCAAGAACCGACGAAAAAGTTAGGTACGCACCCGAAGGTAAGCCCTTCGACTACACCCCCCAGACTGCGGCCTCGAGCGCGCAGAATGTCATCCGTGTCCTCGAAGGACGCTGGAAGCTGGTGATCCTGTTCCAGCTGTTCGGGTCGAACGTGCGGCGGTTCTCCGAACTCGAAAAAGCTATTCCCGGCGTGTCGCAGAAGATGTTGATCCAGCAGCTTCGACAGCTTGAAGCCGATGGAGTCGTGGCCCGCATCGTCCACCCCCAGGTCCCGCCCAAGGTGGAATATCATCTGACCGAATGGGGACAGTCCCTCTGCCCGGTTCTCGACAAGCTCCTTAGCTGGGCCGAAGCCGCCCCCGCCGATGTGCGTGACCGGCTGATCGAAAGCGATCGATCAGCGGCGAACGCACAAGGCTGA
- a CDS encoding RNA polymerase sigma factor, translating to MTASRKPADPAVAIMAELMQRFDARLRLYLRRFLAPADVEDALQDIYLRLTRLAGRVPPPDFNATYVFKTADSVARDLRRRRLGRGGDRHVEVSDDLAHDAPSPFDEVRWQQNADLLRRAIASLTRDQRMVLMMHRVEGLTLVEIAERQRIPLRTTQRLLADALARCRHKLKDCGWFEQ from the coding sequence ATGACAGCTTCACGAAAGCCCGCCGATCCGGCGGTCGCGATCATGGCCGAGCTGATGCAGCGGTTTGACGCGCGACTGCGTCTGTACCTGCGTCGCTTCCTCGCGCCCGCCGATGTCGAGGACGCCTTGCAGGACATCTATCTGCGGCTCACGCGGCTGGCGGGCCGGGTTCCTCCGCCCGATTTCAACGCCACCTATGTCTTCAAGACCGCCGACAGCGTGGCGCGCGACCTGCGTCGGCGACGGCTCGGACGCGGCGGCGACCGCCATGTCGAGGTGTCTGACGATCTGGCCCACGACGCCCCTTCCCCTTTCGACGAGGTGCGCTGGCAGCAGAACGCCGACCTGCTGCGCCGCGCCATCGCTTCGCTGACGCGCGATCAGCGGATGGTGCTGATGATGCATCGTGTAGAGGGTCTGACCCTGGTCGAGATCGCCGAACGCCAGCGCATCCCGCTGCGGACGACCCAGCGCCTGCTGGCCGACGCACTTGCCCGTTGCCGGCACAAGCTTAAGGATTGCGGATGGTTCGAACAGTAA
- a CDS encoding potassium-transporting ATPase subunit F, with protein MIAMLWGAGAVVVAVYMVAALLRPERF; from the coding sequence ATGATCGCCATGCTCTGGGGTGCGGGGGCGGTCGTCGTCGCCGTCTACATGGTCGCGGCTCTGCTGCGGCCCGAGCGGTTCTGA